GAATCCATGAATTCTTTGATATCCTTCAGCACCTTTTCTCTTTCTCCCGCAGGTTCATTCATTAGCTCATGGAAGAAGCCCTTATAGGTCTTCATTCTCTTATTCTTATAAACCAGATGATTGTAGAACTCTAAGCTCCCGGAAGGATCCGCAATCCCATCCGCGAGACCGTGCAAAATCAAGATAGGAGTCCGCAAGATCCCAGCCTTTTTATTCGCAATTGCACCCTGTTGGAACAGTTCAAACCCCATAGAAAGGGAGATCTTTCCGTGAACCAGAGGATCCTCAACATAAGCCTGCACCACTGCCGGATCTCGGCTCACAAGATTGGTGTCCAGATTCGCGTCCAAGGTGGTAGAAGGAGCAAGCTTTCTTAAGAAACCTGCAATTGAGATCTGCAACCTTTGGAAGGCAGTCGTCGGGATCTTAAGAGCGGATGAACAAGCGACCACTCCATAAATATAATCCTGGTTGATCCCTTCGAGAGCATAACGGATGACCACCACTCCTCCCATAGAATGTCCCAGAAGAAGGATCTTATCCTTGTTCTCCCGTTTGCGGACCTCTTGGATGAAGTCGGCAAGATCGTCTACGAAGAGTTCAAAACTCCCCGCATGACCTCTCTTTCCTTCCGATTTTCCATGACCTCTCAGATCCAGACCGTAAAAGTTCACGTCGCTTTCTTTGAAATATTGAATGATGTTGGAATATCTACCGCTATGCTCTCCGAATCCATGACAAAACACTACAACTCGATTTGCTCCGGACTTTGTCCAAGCCTGGCCGTATAGTTTGGTATTATCTCTGGAAGATTGTAGGAAGAACTCTTTGTGTTGGTAGGCCATGCTTTTGGCTCCGTATCCGATATAGGCGGCGATCCCGATTGCGACCGAAGCTATAGACAAAACCTAGCATGGTCAAGCCTTTATTCCAAAATGGAAGAAAGCGCTAGATCCACTCACTCGATCTAGGAGTTTCGTTATCCGATAAAGAGAATAAAGTCCGCTCCATTCTTTCACATTTTCGTTGCCGATTCTTTTTCCCTAGACCAATCTGTC
This genomic window from Leptospira semungkisensis contains:
- a CDS encoding alpha/beta hydrolase, with the translated sequence MAYQHKEFFLQSSRDNTKLYGQAWTKSGANRVVVFCHGFGEHSGRYSNIIQYFKESDVNFYGLDLRGHGKSEGKRGHAGSFELFVDDLADFIQEVRKRENKDKILLLGHSMGGVVVIRYALEGINQDYIYGVVACSSALKIPTTAFQRLQISIAGFLRKLAPSTTLDANLDTNLVSRDPAVVQAYVEDPLVHGKISLSMGFELFQQGAIANKKAGILRTPILILHGLADGIADPSGSLEFYNHLVYKNKRMKTYKGFFHELMNEPAGEREKVLKDIKEFMDSLVPERSKPAPKKAGKKPSSKPVAKKKVVAKKK